The following proteins are co-located in the Myroides profundi genome:
- the ypfJ gene encoding KPN_02809 family neutral zinc metallopeptidase, giving the protein MKWEGRRESKNVTDNRGKSTAGKTAIGGGLIGIIAMLLYLFGGETGKQIAPVLEQMGEGQQTEQVETRNLSQEEVEMGKMVAVMFADTEDVWHKIFKENGMQYREPKMELFDDKVNTQCGSATAEVGPFYCPADETVYMDLRFFEELHTRFGAERGNFAIAYVIAHEVGHHVQTLLGTNSKVHQAQQSMSKKEANKLSVGLELQADFYAGVWAKYNQKYLDAKDIDIALSAAQAVGDDAIQKRVTGQVNPDSFTHGSSKQRKEWFMKGFETADIKQGNTFDFIR; this is encoded by the coding sequence ATGAAATGGGAAGGTAGACGAGAAAGTAAAAACGTTACTGACAATAGAGGTAAATCCACAGCTGGGAAAACAGCTATCGGAGGTGGTTTAATTGGTATTATAGCGATGTTGCTATACCTATTTGGAGGAGAGACAGGAAAACAAATAGCTCCTGTATTAGAACAAATGGGTGAAGGTCAACAAACAGAACAAGTAGAAACTAGAAACCTTTCTCAAGAAGAAGTAGAAATGGGTAAGATGGTAGCTGTGATGTTTGCAGACACTGAAGATGTATGGCACAAGATATTCAAAGAAAACGGAATGCAATACCGCGAGCCTAAAATGGAACTATTCGATGATAAAGTGAACACACAATGTGGTAGCGCTACTGCTGAGGTAGGTCCTTTTTATTGTCCTGCTGACGAAACAGTGTATATGGACTTAAGATTCTTTGAAGAACTACACACTCGTTTTGGAGCAGAAAGAGGTAACTTTGCTATCGCTTATGTTATCGCCCATGAAGTAGGTCACCATGTACAGACTCTGTTAGGTACTAATAGTAAAGTACACCAAGCTCAACAAAGTATGAGTAAGAAAGAAGCGAATAAACTATCAGTAGGTTTAGAACTACAAGCAGACTTCTACGCTGGTGTATGGGCTAAGTATAACCAAAAGTACTTAGATGCTAAAGATATTGATATTGCCTTAAGTGCCGCACAAGCTGTAGGAGATGACGCAATACAAAAAAGAGTAACAGGTCAAGTAAACCCTGACTCGTTCACACATGGAAGTTCTAAACAGAGAAAAGAATGGTTTATGAAAGGATTTGAGACTGCGGATATCAAACAAGGAAATACTTTTGACTTTATCCGATAG
- a CDS encoding TonB-dependent receptor, whose protein sequence is MKRFFLINTSHKFILTGLLLINISTYAQEKGNIKGTVVSHNQEKLAGTTVTLNNNLFKTVSDNNGYFLLENIESGKYLITLQYKNSITKDSIVIPANQTVIKDFMLFDDNNETLDAVVINTNKNIRSSSSLRTAANLLDVPQNIQVVDKGLMDDQISMTMSDAIAQNVSGVRSVLHQEQASAGIYVRGYGASNLRNGMDISGSFGPIREDNTFIERVEFVKGPAGFMMGNTQPGGFYNIVTKKPMGTNKTTVKTILGSYNLYRAEVDVDTKLTKDEKLLFRINGMATKASSFQLYNKNNYLSLAPSLKYNISDDTNITFEYIFNSNEFEGGFSKYAYSKNEFKELPRKFTFTDPIIDPTMIKEHNVFINLNHRLSDDWNLTAKLGYVEATMEGESLYSIYNSIDDKGNVQRALSVNDAYNSAKVGQVYMNGKFKITDQIKNNVLFGLDMGQKEHMADWSEVADDKGVIIPVGPLFNIYNPVYGKLTKKDIPTYDRSHSLRERAAGNIQEYSYISLYVQDEFLLLDEKLRLGLGVRYTSTEKTTSASKGDVVKNQAYTPRFSITYNISPSFSAYALYDQSFQEQVGQLENNKTADPSKGTNKEFGLKKTWFEKKLFTSLAFYQVDKTNILTPRDASANNQIMVQSGKATSKGIEFDLNGQITDGLTLTMNYAYTDAKITEDNNPAKKGQLLPGTAKHSTNAWLTYRVQSGTFEGLGFSLGYQYQKDRSQAPVQAKKFLPDDYFTLDGGVSYKKNNYAFNLIVNNITDRYNYVGHFPGAWGYTHYGWRATTPLSFKLSLAYTF, encoded by the coding sequence ATGAAAAGATTCTTTTTAATCAACACAAGTCATAAATTCATACTTACTGGTCTACTTTTGATCAATATAAGTACCTATGCCCAAGAAAAAGGGAATATCAAAGGAACTGTTGTAAGCCATAATCAAGAGAAATTAGCAGGAACTACAGTTACCTTAAACAACAACTTATTTAAAACCGTTTCAGATAATAACGGATACTTCTTACTAGAAAATATCGAATCAGGTAAATACCTTATCACTCTTCAGTATAAAAATAGTATTACAAAAGACAGTATCGTTATACCTGCAAATCAAACTGTCATAAAAGACTTCATGCTATTTGATGACAACAATGAAACCTTAGATGCAGTAGTCATTAATACAAATAAAAACATCCGTTCTTCTTCTTCTTTGCGAACAGCTGCTAACCTATTAGACGTACCACAAAACATCCAAGTAGTTGATAAAGGATTAATGGATGATCAGATTAGTATGACCATGAGTGATGCCATTGCTCAGAATGTGAGTGGTGTAAGATCTGTATTACATCAAGAGCAAGCTAGTGCTGGAATATATGTACGTGGTTATGGCGCTAGTAATCTAAGAAATGGTATGGATATCTCAGGAAGCTTTGGCCCTATCAGAGAAGACAATACCTTTATAGAACGTGTCGAGTTTGTAAAAGGACCTGCAGGTTTTATGATGGGAAATACTCAACCAGGTGGTTTCTATAATATCGTAACTAAGAAACCAATGGGAACAAACAAAACGACAGTAAAGACTATACTAGGTAGTTATAATCTATATCGCGCAGAAGTAGATGTAGATACTAAGCTAACAAAAGATGAGAAACTGCTGTTCCGTATCAATGGGATGGCTACAAAAGCTAGTTCTTTCCAATTGTACAACAAAAATAATTACTTATCATTAGCACCTTCATTAAAATACAATATTAGTGATGATACAAATATTACCTTTGAGTATATATTCAACTCTAATGAGTTCGAAGGTGGGTTCTCTAAATATGCCTATTCTAAAAATGAGTTTAAAGAACTACCTCGCAAATTCACGTTCACTGATCCTATCATAGATCCTACTATGATTAAAGAACACAATGTATTCATTAATCTTAATCACAGACTAAGTGATGATTGGAATCTTACTGCTAAACTAGGTTATGTAGAAGCTACTATGGAAGGAGAAAGCTTGTACTCAATCTATAATTCTATAGACGATAAAGGTAATGTACAAAGAGCACTTTCTGTAAATGATGCGTATAACTCAGCTAAAGTTGGGCAAGTTTATATGAATGGCAAATTTAAGATCACAGATCAGATTAAAAACAATGTGCTTTTCGGTCTAGATATGGGGCAAAAAGAGCACATGGCAGATTGGTCTGAAGTTGCAGATGATAAAGGAGTTATTATTCCAGTAGGTCCATTGTTTAATATATATAACCCTGTGTATGGTAAGCTTACTAAAAAAGACATCCCTACTTATGACCGTTCACATTCACTAAGAGAACGAGCAGCAGGTAATATTCAAGAATATAGCTATATCTCTCTATATGTACAAGACGAGTTTCTTCTATTAGATGAGAAACTTAGATTAGGGCTTGGGGTACGCTACACCTCAACAGAGAAAACAACGAGTGCTTCTAAAGGAGATGTTGTAAAGAATCAAGCGTATACTCCACGTTTTAGTATTACGTATAATATCTCTCCATCATTCTCAGCTTATGCCTTATATGATCAGAGCTTCCAAGAACAAGTTGGTCAATTAGAAAACAACAAAACAGCTGATCCTTCTAAAGGAACCAATAAAGAATTTGGGTTAAAGAAAACATGGTTTGAGAAAAAGCTATTTACTTCATTAGCTTTCTATCAAGTAGATAAGACCAATATCCTAACCCCACGTGATGCCTCTGCTAATAACCAAATTATGGTACAGAGTGGTAAAGCTACATCTAAAGGAATAGAATTTGACTTAAATGGGCAAATTACAGATGGCTTAACCTTGACAATGAACTATGCGTATACAGATGCTAAGATAACAGAAGATAATAATCCTGCTAAAAAAGGACAACTATTACCAGGAACTGCTAAGCACAGTACTAATGCATGGCTTACTTATAGAGTTCAATCAGGTACATTCGAAGGTTTAGGATTCTCTCTTGGATACCAATACCAAAAAGACCGCTCACAAGCTCCTGTACAAGCTAAAAAGTTCTTACCAGATGACTACTTCACACTTGATGGAGGAGTATCGTATAAAAAGAACAACTATGCATTTAACCTAATTGTAAATAATATCACGGATAGATATAATTATGTAGGTCACTTCCCTGGTGCGTGGGGATACACACACTATGGATGGAGAGCCACTACTCCACTATCATTCAAACTTAGTTTAGCTTATACATTCTAA